In a genomic window of Pontibacter liquoris:
- a CDS encoding amidase family protein — translation MQRTFTTVLYLLISLLLFNSCKQKASSTASGSGALKLEEATIADVQQALKNGTCSCEQLVTAYLQRIQKYDQPTRLNAIVVTNPEAISTARALDQEYKQTGKLRRLHCVPLIVKDNYNTAGLQTTAGSLALKGFAPKEDAYQVEVLKKAGAVVLAKSNMAEWAFSPMVSISSIAGETLNPYNLAHVPAGSSGGTAAAVAANMGLVGLGSDTGNSIRGPSSHNALVGFRTTMGLTSRHGIVPLYLRNDVGGPMARTVTDATKILEVTAGYDPADPLTKYGQGKVLQNYSQYLDKNGLKGARIGVLRTLSNKDPDPQVKALFEQALADLKKLGAVIVDSVVIADFDTLRKDQWCDVFQEDINAYLAAMGPNVPVKNLQEIVASGKYAPYIEENLKYFLTHQDNQHNPAHTCSDAFTDPRRIAFRKAVEQAMDRRQLGAIIYPTWNNPPARVGDFEGYKGDNSQIIAPHTGQPAFTVPMGYTYDNLPAGLQFLGRMFDEPTLIRYTYAYEQGTKHRKPPVKFTDGETVGGKRK, via the coding sequence ATGCAACGCACGTTTACAACTGTTTTATACTTGCTCATTTCGCTGCTGCTGTTCAACAGCTGCAAACAAAAAGCTTCCTCCACGGCCTCAGGTAGCGGGGCGTTAAAGCTGGAAGAAGCCACCATCGCCGATGTGCAGCAGGCATTAAAGAACGGCACCTGTAGCTGCGAACAGCTGGTAACTGCTTACCTGCAACGCATCCAAAAGTATGATCAGCCTACCCGGCTCAATGCCATTGTGGTGACCAACCCCGAAGCGATCAGCACGGCCCGCGCCCTCGACCAGGAGTATAAGCAAACCGGAAAGCTCCGCAGGCTGCATTGTGTGCCCCTGATCGTGAAGGATAACTATAACACAGCCGGCCTGCAAACCACGGCTGGCTCGCTGGCCCTGAAAGGTTTTGCCCCCAAAGAAGATGCTTACCAGGTAGAAGTGTTGAAAAAAGCCGGCGCAGTCGTGCTGGCCAAATCAAATATGGCCGAGTGGGCCTTCAGCCCGATGGTCAGCATCAGCTCCATTGCCGGTGAAACGCTGAATCCCTACAACCTGGCCCATGTACCGGCCGGCTCCAGCGGTGGCACCGCCGCTGCCGTGGCAGCCAACATGGGGCTTGTGGGACTTGGCTCCGATACGGGCAACTCCATTCGCGGCCCTTCTTCGCATAATGCGCTGGTCGGTTTCCGAACCACCATGGGCCTGACCAGCCGCCACGGGATTGTGCCGCTCTACCTGCGCAACGATGTGGGCGGCCCAATGGCGCGTACCGTTACAGATGCCACCAAAATACTGGAAGTAACCGCCGGCTACGACCCGGCGGACCCCCTGACAAAGTATGGGCAAGGCAAAGTGCTCCAAAACTACAGCCAGTACCTGGACAAGAACGGACTGAAAGGCGCCCGCATCGGGGTGCTCCGAACGCTGAGCAACAAAGACCCTGATCCGCAGGTAAAGGCCTTGTTCGAACAGGCCCTGGCGGACCTGAAGAAGTTAGGGGCTGTGATCGTGGACTCTGTGGTGATAGCCGATTTTGATACGTTACGCAAAGACCAGTGGTGCGATGTTTTCCAGGAGGATATCAACGCCTACCTGGCCGCTATGGGACCTAATGTGCCGGTAAAGAATCTGCAGGAAATTGTGGCCTCTGGCAAGTATGCACCCTACATTGAAGAGAACCTGAAGTACTTCCTGACCCATCAGGATAATCAGCATAACCCTGCCCATACTTGCTCCGACGCATTTACCGACCCCCGGCGCATTGCCTTCCGCAAGGCCGTGGAGCAGGCCATGGACCGCCGGCAGCTGGGCGCCATCATCTACCCGACCTGGAACAACCCGCCCGCCCGGGTAGGCGACTTTGAAGGCTACAAAGGCGATAACAGCCAGATCATTGCCCCGCATACCGGCCAGCCAGCTTTTACCGTACCTATGGGCTATACCTACGATAACCTGCCTGCCGGCCTTCAGTTCCTGGGCCGCATGTTCGATGAGCCAACGCTGATCAGGTATACGTATGCCTATGAGCAGGGCACCAAGCACCGAAAGCCCCCGGTAAAATTTACAGACGGCGAAACAGTAGGCGGGAAGCGTAAATAA
- a CDS encoding M3 family metallopeptidase — translation MKNNILATGRKSGLFVFLALASCTTTHTTEQSQQTQAAMEQKKEETNPLLVKWSGPYGGVPAFDKMNLADLKPAVERGMALQLAEIEAIAANPAPATFENTIEAMEKAGKELNSALTYYGIWSSNMSTPEFRAVQAALAPELSDFRSKISQNAKLFQRIKTVYENAQKTPLPADQQRVVQLVYEDFAMEGANLDAAAKARYAAINKELSSLYTTFSNNILADEEKYITYLTKDQLSGLPESFIKAAAKAATDNGQSGKYAVTNTRSSMDQFLTYSDERALREKVWNTYYSRADNGDEYDNNANIAKILQLRDERVALLGYDNYAEWRLQNRMAKTPERAMDLMNAVWPAALARVKEEVADMQKVANATSKTKITIAPWDYRYYAEKVRKQKYDLNSDEVKQYLQLDNLTQALFFTAGELFNYKFTPVPEGSVPVFQEDVKVWEVTDKTTGEHIGLWYLDPYARQGKRSGAWATTYRSHTTFNGKETVLASNNSNFVKPAPGEPLLVSWDDATTFFHEFGHALHFFSSNVKYPTLNSGVRDYTEFHSQLLERWLSTDKVINQFLKHNKTGAVMPASLVAKIKKAATFNQGFETTEFLASALMDMKYHTVDPTGIDPDKFERETLAALNMPKEIVMRHRSPHFGHVFSGEGYATGYYGYLWADVLTSDAAEAFEEAPGGFYDKDVAAKLVKYLFAPRNSMDPAEAYRLFRGRDAKIDALMRDRGFPVPAQKAK, via the coding sequence ATGAAAAATAACATATTAGCGACGGGCAGGAAATCAGGGTTATTTGTTTTTCTGGCGCTGGCAAGCTGCACAACCACGCATACCACCGAGCAATCGCAACAAACACAAGCCGCCATGGAGCAGAAAAAAGAGGAAACCAATCCGCTGTTAGTTAAATGGAGCGGTCCTTACGGTGGTGTGCCGGCTTTTGACAAGATGAACCTGGCGGACCTAAAGCCTGCCGTGGAAAGGGGTATGGCCCTGCAGCTGGCCGAGATTGAGGCGATTGCAGCAAACCCAGCGCCGGCTACCTTCGAGAACACCATCGAGGCGATGGAAAAAGCCGGCAAGGAACTGAACAGCGCCCTGACATACTATGGCATCTGGAGCTCGAACATGTCTACGCCAGAGTTCCGGGCTGTGCAGGCAGCGCTCGCTCCTGAGCTGTCGGATTTCAGATCGAAGATCTCGCAAAATGCAAAGCTATTCCAGCGTATCAAGACCGTGTATGAGAACGCTCAGAAAACCCCGTTGCCGGCCGACCAGCAGCGCGTGGTGCAACTGGTGTATGAAGATTTTGCCATGGAAGGCGCCAACCTGGATGCCGCAGCCAAAGCACGCTATGCTGCCATCAACAAAGAGCTCTCGTCATTGTATACCACCTTCTCTAATAACATACTGGCCGACGAAGAGAAGTATATAACCTACCTGACCAAAGACCAGCTGAGCGGTTTGCCTGAGTCGTTTATCAAAGCAGCTGCCAAAGCTGCTACTGACAATGGCCAGTCCGGCAAGTATGCCGTAACTAATACACGCTCGTCCATGGACCAGTTCCTGACCTACTCCGATGAGCGGGCGCTGCGGGAGAAAGTATGGAACACGTACTATTCCCGCGCCGACAATGGCGATGAGTATGACAATAACGCTAATATTGCCAAGATCCTGCAGCTGCGCGATGAGCGCGTGGCCCTGTTAGGGTATGATAACTATGCCGAGTGGCGCCTGCAAAACCGCATGGCCAAAACACCCGAACGCGCCATGGATCTGATGAATGCCGTATGGCCAGCCGCCCTGGCCCGGGTGAAAGAGGAAGTAGCCGACATGCAGAAAGTAGCCAACGCTACGAGCAAAACCAAAATCACCATTGCCCCTTGGGATTACCGCTATTATGCCGAAAAGGTGCGCAAGCAGAAGTATGACCTCAACTCGGATGAGGTGAAGCAATACTTGCAGCTCGACAATCTGACGCAGGCGTTGTTCTTTACAGCCGGTGAGCTGTTCAACTATAAGTTTACGCCCGTGCCGGAAGGATCGGTGCCTGTATTCCAGGAGGATGTGAAAGTATGGGAAGTAACGGATAAAACCACCGGCGAGCACATTGGCCTGTGGTACCTGGACCCTTACGCGCGGCAGGGCAAACGCTCCGGTGCCTGGGCAACCACCTACCGCAGCCATACGACCTTTAATGGCAAAGAAACTGTGCTGGCCTCCAACAACTCTAACTTTGTGAAGCCTGCGCCCGGCGAGCCCCTGCTGGTTTCGTGGGACGATGCTACTACGTTTTTCCATGAGTTCGGCCACGCGCTGCATTTCTTCTCCTCAAACGTAAAATATCCGACGCTCAACAGCGGCGTGCGCGATTATACCGAGTTTCATTCGCAGTTGCTGGAGCGCTGGCTGTCTACCGACAAGGTAATCAACCAGTTCCTGAAGCACAATAAAACAGGTGCGGTGATGCCGGCCTCGCTGGTAGCCAAGATCAAGAAGGCCGCTACTTTTAACCAGGGGTTTGAAACCACCGAGTTCCTGGCCTCTGCGCTGATGGATATGAAGTATCATACCGTAGACCCGACAGGCATTGACCCGGACAAGTTTGAACGCGAGACGCTGGCTGCCTTGAACATGCCGAAAGAAATTGTGATGCGCCACCGTTCACCGCATTTCGGGCATGTGTTCTCCGGCGAGGGCTATGCTACAGGGTATTATGGCTATTTGTGGGCCGATGTATTAACGTCTGACGCAGCGGAAGCGTTTGAAGAGGCGCCAGGCGGGTTTTACGACAAAGACGTAGCTGCTAAACTGGTGAAGTACTTGTTTGCTCCACGTAACTCCATGGATCCTGCGGAAGCATACCGTTTGTTCCGTGGCCGCGATGCGAAAATAGATGCCCTGATGCGCGACCGTGGTTTCCCGGTGCCGGCGCAGAAAGCAAAGTAG
- the xth gene encoding exodeoxyribonuclease III has translation MKIATYNVNGIKARLPVLLRWLQETTPDVVCLQELKAPQENFPEEALKDAGYQAVWQGQKSWNGVAILARNTQPELVRQGLPGDPEDEQSRYLEARVNGIHIGCIYLPNGNPAPGPKFDYKLRWFDRLIAHAAGLLASDAPVVLTGDYNVIPTEADAYKPERWLDDALFRPESRAAFQNLLAQGWTDALRKLHPDEHIYTFWDYFRNSYGRNAGLRIDHFLLSPHLESRLVAAGVNRDVRGWDKSSDHAPVWIEVADEKV, from the coding sequence ATGAAAATAGCGACCTATAACGTGAATGGGATCAAAGCACGCCTGCCAGTGCTCCTCCGCTGGCTTCAGGAAACAACCCCGGATGTGGTTTGCCTGCAGGAGTTAAAGGCTCCCCAGGAAAACTTTCCAGAAGAAGCCCTGAAGGATGCCGGTTATCAGGCGGTGTGGCAAGGCCAGAAAAGCTGGAACGGCGTAGCCATACTTGCTCGTAATACGCAACCAGAATTGGTACGGCAAGGTTTACCAGGTGATCCGGAAGATGAGCAGAGCCGCTACCTTGAGGCGAGGGTCAACGGCATTCACATCGGCTGTATATACCTGCCCAACGGCAACCCCGCTCCCGGCCCGAAGTTTGATTACAAGCTCCGCTGGTTTGATCGGCTGATAGCGCATGCGGCCGGCCTGCTCGCCTCGGATGCGCCGGTGGTTTTGACCGGGGACTACAACGTGATCCCGACCGAAGCCGATGCCTACAAGCCGGAGCGCTGGCTCGACGATGCCCTGTTCCGGCCCGAGTCACGGGCGGCTTTCCAAAACCTGCTGGCACAAGGCTGGACGGATGCCCTCCGCAAACTTCACCCGGATGAGCACATCTATACTTTCTGGGATTATTTCCGCAACTCCTACGGACGCAACGCCGGCTTACGCATCGATCATTTCCTGCTCAGCCCGCACCTGGAAAGCCGCCTGGTTGCCGCTGGTGTAAACCGCGATGTCCGGGGGTGGGACAAGTCAAGTGACCATGCTCCGGTCTGGATTGAAGTGGCAGACGAAAAGGTATAA
- a CDS encoding MFS transporter, giving the protein MTKLHTQAGLKENAGQFWLLMVMTAFVGAMVGLERAVIPTFAETVFGMNGHTAILSFIVAFGLAKSVANLVMGQLSVHFTRRQLLLAGWLFALPVPWLLFYASSWWLVIAANLLLGINQGLCWSTSIVMTLDLVGEKNRGLAMGINEFSGYVAVGLASFLAGYIASSTGQVLYAFLPGIAFSVAGVLLTLLVVRDTQAHVQAEAATSRVPLLSSVWHYTSWRHSNLGPVTLNGFVSKINDGVLWGLLPLVLAAKGYSLVETGFLAGVYPAVWGIGQLFTGKLGDTFSRKLLLCLGMLVQGVAIVALYFAASYTPLLLALAAVGIGTAMVYPTFLTLVADNTHPSQRSQSMGIFRFWRDFGYVAGAVAAGLFSDLFGMDTVVLCAGLLTIGAALFTQLRMRRPAFAAYVTAEV; this is encoded by the coding sequence ATGACAAAATTACACACGCAGGCGGGGTTGAAGGAGAATGCCGGGCAGTTCTGGCTGTTGATGGTGATGACCGCGTTTGTAGGGGCAATGGTTGGGCTGGAACGGGCGGTGATCCCCACCTTCGCCGAAACTGTTTTCGGTATGAACGGCCACACAGCCATCCTTTCTTTTATCGTTGCCTTTGGGCTGGCAAAATCGGTGGCCAACCTGGTGATGGGGCAACTTTCGGTGCATTTCACGCGCAGGCAGTTGCTGCTGGCCGGCTGGCTTTTTGCACTGCCTGTTCCCTGGCTCCTGTTCTATGCTTCCAGTTGGTGGTTGGTGATTGCAGCTAACCTGCTGCTGGGTATAAACCAGGGCTTGTGCTGGAGTACCAGCATTGTGATGACGCTGGACCTTGTGGGCGAAAAGAATCGCGGATTGGCCATGGGCATCAACGAATTTTCGGGCTACGTGGCCGTAGGGCTGGCTTCTTTTCTGGCGGGCTATATTGCCTCCTCAACCGGCCAGGTACTTTATGCCTTTTTGCCGGGCATTGCCTTCTCGGTGGCCGGTGTGCTGCTCACGCTCCTGGTAGTGCGCGACACGCAGGCCCACGTGCAGGCAGAAGCAGCTACGAGTAGGGTGCCTCTGCTCTCAAGCGTCTGGCATTATACTTCGTGGCGGCATAGCAACCTGGGGCCGGTAACGTTAAACGGCTTTGTATCCAAGATCAATGATGGCGTGCTCTGGGGTTTATTGCCCCTGGTGCTGGCTGCCAAAGGCTACTCCTTGGTGGAAACCGGCTTCCTGGCGGGCGTTTACCCGGCAGTGTGGGGCATCGGGCAGCTTTTTACAGGAAAGCTGGGCGATACCTTTTCCCGCAAGCTGTTGCTGTGCCTGGGCATGCTGGTGCAGGGCGTCGCTATTGTGGCGCTCTACTTTGCCGCCTCCTACACGCCCCTGCTGCTGGCCCTGGCTGCGGTGGGGATCGGTACCGCCATGGTATACCCTACTTTTCTTACCCTGGTGGCCGACAACACCCATCCCAGCCAGCGCTCACAAAGTATGGGCATTTTCAGGTTCTGGCGCGATTTCGGTTATGTGGCCGGTGCCGTGGCAGCCGGGCTTTTCAGCGACTTGTTCGGGATGGATACCGTTGTGCTATGTGCCGGGCTGCTAACCATTGGTGCGGCCCTGTTTACGCAGCTGCGCATGCGCCGGCCAGCCTTTGCAGCGTATGTAACTGCAGAAGTATAA
- a CDS encoding outer membrane beta-barrel family protein, whose product MKKMYFLFALLLVCCSTLVQAQSDVMLRGKAIAESGEPVGFANVAVLDAATGNVVTGAIADLEGRFQIKTPAVGKYKLKLNGLGYLETLTPVFEVTGVAFSKDFGPLQLKADVKTLREVQIQTLRPTVTTAPDKMVVSVENTAMAEGSTAYDVLTKSPGVWVDKDGNIQLNGKGGVQVMLNGRRSYLSGKELQNLLQSMSAENLKDLEIITNPSARFDAEGASGIININLKKAQTSGLNGSVYGGYQYNRLSTFTSGAEISHKAGNWNSFGSINLNRRMNYRNMKMDRVFMNESGTTLFNQDGYEEGDLLEPSLRLGTDYDLNKRHSVGMMANVTANRERMSFNTESFLRNENNLFIDARNQSDSKYGNGTFNVHYLGKLDTTGTTLSADLDFVHISNTDEASFRNRYIYLNTSRPDSVEQLRNKNPTNYDIYSGKLDFTRQLGSKTKLELGAKASHVRSDNELRFFEVQDAVSVPDARRSNHFVYTENIVAAYASLSATLSAKWSLQAGLRAEQTESSGKSLTKNEKTDRSYLDLFPTLFVQQKVNDDYQLSYKYSRRINRPYYGHLNPFLFFLDPYTSAQGNPLLKPQYINSVEMTHTLKQKYNLVLGYAYTKNYIAEVPAQNAETNTTVYQKQNVKNLQTATATLVAPIHVSDKWEISNNVTGLYQQYTTLTQGSVVVLDQFSVIAATGHTVLLPHGMRLEVNANYQGPLVYGIYQVQDQWWVDAGLKRSFLNDKLSLSLNVNDIFKTQVLKVQTELNGNVNAIDQYQGQQSVRLNLRYRFSRGAAFEARKRNTNLEELNRTGGK is encoded by the coding sequence ATGAAAAAAATGTACTTCCTCTTTGCACTTCTGCTGGTCTGCTGCAGTACACTGGTTCAGGCCCAATCCGACGTTATGCTGCGCGGAAAGGCCATAGCGGAAAGTGGCGAGCCGGTGGGCTTTGCCAATGTGGCCGTGCTGGATGCAGCTACCGGCAACGTAGTAACCGGCGCCATTGCCGACCTGGAAGGCCGGTTTCAGATCAAAACGCCGGCAGTAGGCAAGTATAAACTAAAGCTTAACGGCCTGGGCTACCTCGAAACGCTGACACCCGTTTTTGAAGTAACAGGCGTTGCCTTCAGCAAAGACTTTGGCCCGCTGCAGCTGAAAGCCGATGTGAAAACGCTCAGAGAAGTGCAGATACAGACGCTTCGCCCTACGGTTACCACTGCCCCTGATAAGATGGTGGTCAGCGTGGAAAATACGGCCATGGCCGAAGGCAGCACAGCCTACGACGTGCTCACCAAATCGCCGGGCGTGTGGGTAGATAAGGATGGCAACATCCAGCTCAACGGCAAAGGGGGCGTACAGGTGATGCTGAACGGCCGCCGCTCCTACCTCTCGGGTAAGGAACTGCAGAATCTGCTGCAAAGCATGTCGGCCGAGAACCTGAAAGACCTCGAGATCATCACTAACCCATCTGCCCGTTTTGATGCAGAAGGCGCTTCGGGCATCATCAACATCAACCTGAAGAAAGCACAGACCTCCGGCCTGAACGGCAGCGTTTACGGCGGCTACCAGTATAACAGGCTGAGCACGTTTACCTCCGGGGCTGAGATCAGCCATAAAGCCGGTAACTGGAATTCCTTCGGAAGTATAAACCTGAACCGCCGCATGAATTACCGCAACATGAAAATGGACCGCGTATTTATGAACGAAAGCGGCACCACGCTCTTTAACCAGGATGGCTACGAGGAAGGCGACCTGCTGGAGCCATCGCTGCGCCTGGGCACGGATTACGACCTGAACAAGCGCCACAGCGTGGGCATGATGGCCAACGTAACAGCCAACCGTGAACGCATGTCCTTTAACACCGAATCCTTTCTGCGGAACGAAAACAACCTGTTCATCGACGCCCGGAACCAAAGCGACAGCAAGTATGGCAACGGCACGTTTAACGTCCATTACCTGGGCAAACTCGATACGACCGGCACCACGCTGTCTGCGGACCTGGACTTCGTGCACATCAGCAACACCGACGAGGCTTCGTTCAGGAACCGCTACATTTACCTGAACACCAGCAGGCCGGACTCTGTGGAACAGCTGCGAAACAAAAACCCGACCAACTACGACATCTACTCGGGCAAATTGGATTTTACCAGACAGCTGGGCAGCAAAACAAAACTGGAACTGGGCGCCAAAGCAAGTCATGTACGCTCAGACAACGAGCTGCGCTTTTTTGAAGTGCAGGACGCTGTAAGTGTGCCGGACGCCCGGCGCAGCAACCACTTTGTTTACACCGAGAATATCGTGGCAGCTTATGCCAGCCTCTCGGCCACGCTCAGCGCTAAATGGAGCCTGCAGGCGGGCCTGCGTGCCGAACAGACGGAATCGAGCGGCAAATCACTGACCAAAAACGAAAAGACCGACCGCAGCTACCTCGACCTGTTTCCGACCCTGTTTGTGCAACAGAAAGTGAACGACGATTACCAGCTCAGCTACAAGTATAGCCGCCGCATTAACCGGCCCTATTATGGGCACCTGAATCCGTTTCTGTTCTTCCTCGATCCCTATACCTCTGCCCAGGGTAACCCGCTGCTGAAACCACAATACATCAACTCGGTGGAGATGACACATACCCTGAAACAGAAGTATAACCTGGTGCTGGGCTATGCTTATACCAAAAACTATATTGCCGAGGTACCGGCGCAAAACGCTGAAACCAATACCACCGTGTATCAAAAGCAAAATGTGAAAAACCTGCAAACCGCCACGGCCACGCTGGTAGCTCCCATCCACGTCTCTGATAAATGGGAGATCAGCAACAACGTAACCGGCTTGTACCAGCAGTATACCACCCTGACCCAGGGAAGCGTCGTGGTGCTGGATCAGTTCTCGGTTATTGCCGCTACCGGCCACACGGTGCTGCTGCCGCATGGCATGCGCCTGGAAGTGAACGCTAATTACCAGGGACCGTTGGTGTACGGCATTTACCAGGTGCAGGACCAGTGGTGGGTGGATGCCGGCCTGAAGCGCAGTTTCCTGAATGATAAGCTAAGTTTGTCGCTCAACGTGAACGATATCTTTAAAACCCAGGTGCTGAAAGTGCAGACAGAACTGAATGGCAACGTGAATGCCATTGACCAGTACCAGGGCCAGCAAAGCGTGCGCCTTAACCTGCGCTACCGCTTCAGCAGGGGCGCTGCCTTCGAAGCCCGCAAGCGTAACACCAACCTGGAAGAGCTAAACCGCACCGGCGGAAAATAA
- a CDS encoding isoaspartyl peptidase/L-asparaginase family protein, whose translation MAKKNSIAIVVHGGAGPDSDHIHENKKAYEKGLQDAVDAGYLVLEEGGTAVDAVDAAVKKLEDNPLFNAGRGSALNANGEVEMDAAIMRGSDQSSGAVALVRNIRNPISLAKAVMLNTKYRFLGDMGALEYAKKIDIRMEPASYFITEHQFDLFSKKREEEFTSSDRIGLDELNARMHGTVGAVALDREGMVAAATSTGGIENKKIGRIGDSCIVGVGCYANNKTCAISGTGDGELLMKNIIAYDISALMEYKGMTLQQACETVVLERVKAEEGDVGVIGVDPQGNIALVFNSERMHRGWKTSARQQGIAIYLKK comes from the coding sequence ATGGCGAAGAAAAACTCGATTGCCATTGTGGTACACGGTGGTGCAGGTCCTGACTCGGATCATATCCATGAAAATAAAAAAGCATATGAAAAAGGCTTACAGGATGCCGTGGATGCCGGCTACCTGGTACTGGAAGAAGGCGGAACAGCAGTAGATGCGGTAGATGCCGCGGTGAAAAAACTGGAAGACAACCCGCTATTTAATGCCGGCCGGGGCTCCGCGCTGAACGCGAATGGCGAAGTGGAAATGGATGCAGCCATTATGCGCGGCAGCGATCAGTCGTCGGGGGCTGTGGCGCTGGTCCGCAATATCCGAAACCCGATCTCGCTGGCAAAAGCCGTGATGCTGAATACCAAGTACCGTTTTCTGGGCGATATGGGCGCGTTGGAATACGCCAAAAAGATCGATATCCGCATGGAGCCTGCCTCCTATTTTATCACCGAACACCAGTTTGACCTGTTCTCTAAAAAACGGGAAGAGGAATTTACCAGCAGCGACCGGATTGGTTTAGATGAGCTCAATGCCCGCATGCATGGCACCGTTGGGGCTGTGGCCCTTGACCGGGAAGGGATGGTAGCGGCCGCGACCTCGACAGGTGGCATCGAAAACAAGAAAATAGGCCGCATTGGCGACAGCTGCATTGTGGGGGTTGGCTGCTATGCCAATAACAAAACCTGCGCTATTTCAGGTACTGGTGACGGGGAGCTGTTGATGAAAAATATCATTGCCTACGACATATCAGCGCTGATGGAATACAAAGGAATGACGCTGCAGCAAGCCTGTGAAACCGTTGTGCTGGAACGTGTAAAAGCCGAAGAGGGCGATGTAGGTGTGATCGGCGTGGACCCGCAGGGGAATATCGCCCTGGTTTTTAACAGCGAGCGCATGCACCGCGGCTGGAAAACAAGCGCCAGACAGCAGGGCATCGCGATTTACCTCAAGAAGTAA